A single Methylomonas sp. AM2-LC DNA region contains:
- the rplL gene encoding 50S ribosomal protein L7/L12, with translation MAISKEEILEAVANMTVLEIVDLISAMEEKFGVSAAAAVAVAAPAAAAAVVEEQTEFDVILTGFGENKVAVIKAVRSLTGLGLKEAKDAVEGAPTTVKEAVSKTEAETAKKELEAAGATAEIK, from the coding sequence ATGGCAATTTCAAAAGAAGAAATTTTAGAAGCAGTCGCTAACATGACTGTGTTGGAAATCGTTGATCTAATTTCAGCGATGGAAGAAAAATTTGGCGTTTCTGCAGCGGCAGCTGTAGCAGTTGCTGCACCAGCAGCGGCAGCAGCGGTTGTTGAAGAACAAACAGAATTTGATGTGATTTTAACCGGTTTCGGTGAGAATAAAGTAGCAGTTATTAAAGCTGTACGTAGTTTAACTGGTTTAGGCCTGAAAGAAGCGAAAGATGCTGTCGAAGGCGCACCAACTACAGTAAAAGAAGCTGTCAGCAAAACTGAAGCTGAAACAGCTAAAAAAGAACTAGAAGCAGCAGGCGCTACAGCCGAAATCAAATAA